A window of the Procambarus clarkii isolate CNS0578487 chromosome 77, FALCON_Pclarkii_2.0, whole genome shotgun sequence genome harbors these coding sequences:
- the LOC138357286 gene encoding ubiquitin conjugation factor E4 A-like has translation MLVDTTPTAYGVPGHAQVAAEFLVTLTDSAVTVCSALQLKDSKRSKELVADLGDIYQKISVEERFIYVFRILKRDYAQQFSHLSKQTTDFCFFHYLSVSRQESLEAVPEEFVDSVTQVVMEAPVLLLSSKMVIDESMLVRLLLESASDPFTCHPLVHGSFSRLPHLQADILAWKNTRRALPQ, from the coding sequence ATGTTGGTTGACACAACTCCCACAGCCTATGGGGTTCCCGGACATGCTCAAGTCGCTGCAGAGTTCCTGGTTACTCTCACAGACTCTGCAGTTACAGTGTGCTCTGCATTACAGCTCAAGGATAGTAAACGTTCCAAAGAACTCGTCGCTGATTTAGGTGATATTTACCAAAAAATATCTGTAGAGGaaagatttatatatgttttccgGATTCTAAAACGTGACTATGCACAGCAGTTCTCTCACCTTAGTAAACAGACAACAGATTTCTGCTTTTTCCATTATTTGTCAGTATCGCGTCAGGAATCCTTGGAAGCAGTCCCTGAGGAGTTTGTAGACAGCGTGAcgcaggtggtgatggaggcgccggtgttgctgctgtcgtccaagatggtgatagacgagtCGATGCTGGTCCGCTTACTGCTGGAGTCAGCCTCCGACCCCTTCACGTgccaccctcttgtccacggcTCCTTCAGTCGTCTGCCCCACCTCCAGGCTGACATTCTGGCCTGGAAAAACACTCGCAGGGCTCTGCCACAATGA